The sequence GTCTCCACCAGGCGCGGCAGCAATGCGCCCCCGTCGCCGCGGGGCCTGCCGGTCGTCGGCCACCTCCACCTGCTCGGGAGCCTGCCGCACCGGAGCCTCCGGTCGCTGGCCGCGTCCCACGGCCCGGTCATGCACCTGCGGCTCGGCCGCGTGCCCACCGTCGtggcctcctccgcggccgcggcggaggaggccaTGAAGACCCGCGACCTGGACTTCGCCGGCCGCCCCAGGCTCCTCATGGTCGACCGCTTCTACTACGGCACCGGCGGCATCGGCTTCGCGCCCTACGGCGACCACTGGCGCCAGGCGCGCCGCGTCTGCGCCGTCCACATGCTCAGCGCGCGCCGCGTCGCGTCCCTGGGCCGCGTCCGGGCGCAGGAGGCCGCCGCGCTCGCCGGCCGCATCTCTGGGTCTGGCGGCGTCGTGAACCTGAGCGACAGCCTCGCCGTCTACTCCAACGCGGTCATCTCCCGCTGCACGCTCGGCGACGCGGACTGCGTGGTggaaggcggcggcgcgaggcTGAGGAAGGCGTTCGGCGAGATGGAGGAGCTGCTCGGCGCGGTGCCCATGGGGGAGACGGTGCCGTGGCTGCGGTGGGTGGACACGGTGACGGGGCTGGAGCGGAGGGCGAGGCGCGTCTTCGAGGAGATGGACGGGCTGCTGGAGCGGGTCATCGCCGACCACCGCCAGCgacgccgtgccgccgccgccgccaccggggaCGAGGACGAGGAAGACTTCGTGGACGTGATGCTGGACGCCGACGAGCTGGACACGGACAGCATCAAGTCCATCATCCTGGAcgtgctcgccgccgccacggcaaCGACCTTCGCGCTGCTCGAGTGGGCCATGGCGGAGCTCATCAACCACCCGCACGAGATGCGCAGGCTCCAGGCCGAGGTCCGCGCGGCCGTCGCCCCCGGCGCCGCCGTCACGGAGGCCCATCTCCCGCGCCTCCCCTACCTGAGGGCCGTGATCAACGAGACCCTGCGGCTCCacccgccgtcgccgctgctgctgccgcggGAGACGCTGGAGGACACCCGGCTGCTGGGCCACGACGTGCCGGCGGGCACCCGGGTCCTGATCAACGCCTGGGCCATCGGCCGCGACCCGGCGACGTGGGGGCCCCGCGCCGAGGAGTTCGCGCCGGAGAGGTTCGTCGGGTACGGCGGCCTCGGCGGTGCCGGGCAGGACTTCTCGTTCCTGCCCTTCGGCGCCGGGAGGAGGGGCTGCCCCGGGGTGGAGTTCGCCATGCTGTCCAACGAGCTGGCGCTGGCGAGCCTCGTGCATGGCTTCGACTGGGAGCTGCCCGGCGGGAGGGCGCCGCCGGTGGGCATGAGCGAGCTGTACGGCCTCTCCGTGTGCCTCAAGGCGCCTCTGCTTCTGGTCGCCAAGCCGTGGTCGTGCATGGATATGGATGGCGTTGAATGAGCTAGGATCGACGGTGCCGGGAAATACACTTTGGATGTTTGCTTTGTAACAGAGAAAAGTTTTTTTTTCTCAACTCTCGGTGAAGTTTATTTTTGGTCCCTCAACTCCAAAATCGGACAACGTACACCCCTAACTACCCAAACTGGACAAGGTTCATCCCTGGACTcggttttgaccggttttggtgTTGACTCACCCCGGTTTTGACCCATGCTCACTCATATTCCTGTAACTTTTTTTATATCCGTGAACTTTTTGAAATCCACATACACTCTTCAATTCTGCGTAGTTTTTTCAAGGTCGCGTATTTCTCAAAAATAAACATACTCAAATCAGCGAACTATTCTGAAATTCGCGTATTTTTTTCAAATCCATAAATTTTTAACATTTACGTACTTTTTCCAAATCCCTGTATTTTTCCCAAGTTTGTGTAATTTTATCAAATCCAAGTATTTTTCAAAGTCATGAACTGTTTTTGATATTCGCATACTCATTTCAAATCCACATGCTTTTCAAAGTCCGCATTTTTTTCAGATCCATGTTCCATTTATAATCCATGAACTTTGTTTAAAATTCACGTACTTGTTtcaagttgaaataatttttgaAATCCACATATTTTTGCGTAAAAGAAGTCCATATCCGCGTACTTTTAACAAGTTCGCATAAAATTTTGAAATTCATTAACTCTTTCAAAAAAAATGTACTCAAATATGAAAAGGTACATcaatttttaaaaattaaatgaacTTCAAAAAAATACGCATATTTGAAAAAGTACATGAACTTGGAAAAAGTACGCAAAATTTAGAAAGGTTCACATACTTGAAAAAAGTAACCAAATTTGAAAACATTATGTGGACTTGGAAAAGGTAGGCAAATTTGAGTCAGAACGGTCAAAACCAGGGTGGGACAGCGCCAAAACAGGTCAAAACCGTGACCAGGGATGAATCTTGTTAGGTATCAGAAGTTAAGGGTGCAAGTTGTCCGATTTTGAAGTTGAGGGATCAAATTTAGACTCCACCAAAAATTAAGGGATGAAAAGTATACCTTTTTTGTAATACAAAAAAGTGAGGGCAAACCCTATTTCATTAATACACTTTGGATCGTTTGTATATACACCCTATACATATAGGGAGATTTTTCTTTAATAATTAAATAAAAAGTCAAAATAGTTAAGAAGTTTTTTTTTAATAAACTTGACTCACTTTTACACTAGTATATAAATTTCCAGAAGAAAGAAAACCAATGTTGACTTCACAGCGAAAAAcacaaaatttatttgctattatggGTCTATTCATACttcctccttcccaaaatataaggcgtGGGTTTACTTTTCTGGTCTTCGTAGGACAACTTTGATTATGATTTTCACGTATTATATGTCTATAAAATTTGTTTacaaacatatgaaataaaattgtTTTGCAAGACAAATACAACTATGCCATTTATACGTGTTCAATCCATGTACTTTGATGTATATTAGTGGTCGAAGTTATGCATCAAAGACCATATAAAGTCAATCGCGCCTTAtattttggaaaggagggagtactattttggccaaaattttgtcttatttgaaaagaagtcaaagggggatttttttttgtgaaatttttctCACAAGTACAATATAAAGTTAAGTTTACTTTTAAAAAAATCATTGACTTCTTGTTGAATTACTAAAAAAGAATCATATAGGGTGTAGATGTCCCATAGACCAAACGTCCACGTCCCAACGGTGCTTCCTTTCAGAATGTGGAGCGGTCCTGGAGAAGTGTTAAAGTGGGAATGTTTTTCTTATTATTTTCAGAATGGAGGCAAAATATGTTTCTCATCACTTTAattaaataaaactaaaaaaagtGTACTATAAATAATTACAAGTTGATCAAACTGCACATTAACACGAGTCCTGGTCTGCGCCTATACCGTGTTTCAGAAAATGACCATAAATTCTTTGTGGCGTAAGGGCATCCCAACACGGAACCCTCAAACCGCCTGCATACGTCTGGACCATGTGGTTCGAACCATGGACAGATCCAGTGTGCCCACAAACATTTTGCAAAAAGATTTTTTACTAGTGCATACATATGCATATATCCATTATATTAATTTTGATGCAGCCTAAGTACTCCAAAACTTCAATCCTTCGTAATGCTGCCCTCACATTGGTCGAATTCTATATGTGCCACTGGTCCGAACGTGTTTTCCCTTACAAACCAGAGACAAACTAGAGGGGGCTTTGCAAGCGTCCGGGCCGCTGCCAGCCTGTCACGCCTGCTCCTGACTGCCCTAACCCACCAAAAACCCTCTTCCTACCCCGTGTTGTCTTCCCGCCCATAGCCAGCTTGCCGCATTCATGTCGTTATAGAGTGTCCGCTCCGCATTGACGTCGgtccagagcggacacgacctctcactcgCGCCAACATTGAAGCAATGCACCGCCCACTGCATGtacagctgaacacgcctcctcgtaGCATTCAAACGGCTACAGACTACCCGCCTTCCTCCATTAAATCTGCATGTGTGCCGAGAAGCCTAGTTCGCCCATTAAATAGGATGTCGGTTGACTCCTCGCATCCGCCCACTATTTAAGCGATGCCAGACAACAGCCAAAAATTGTGACGCGCTCCACTCTCATCttctccttccaccattttctccatAATCTCCATGGCATCCGGCGAGGAGGATGaggagttctccggcataaaagctcGCTCTGTGGCCTGTCGAGCCCGCTAGTTACTAGCCAGGCAACTGTCTGCTCCACCTCCCTCGACGCTCCACGCCGCTGTCGTCCACCAGCTCGCGGAGGCTGAAGCTCAAAGCCGGCGCGTGGTTCATCAAGTTGCCGCTCCAGGCCGGCATGCGAGGGAACAGGGCCGCTCGGGCATCGGGGCTGCCGAGGACGTGCCATGTTGTACCGcccctgaaaggatcgagatggacctagagggggtgaatatgtacaattacaaattttaattataacttggcaattttaggcaataatgcggaatatgaagatgagcctaacaattgcacgtgagcacaaagt comes from Triticum aestivum cultivar Chinese Spring chromosome 5B, IWGSC CS RefSeq v2.1, whole genome shotgun sequence and encodes:
- the LOC123117616 gene encoding (+)-menthofuran synthase codes for the protein MVAEMVVEPWNSPVLITLLAFLVVVITVLVSTRRGSNAPPSPRGLPVVGHLHLLGSLPHRSLRSLAASHGPVMHLRLGRVPTVVASSAAAAEEAMKTRDLDFAGRPRLLMVDRFYYGTGGIGFAPYGDHWRQARRVCAVHMLSARRVASLGRVRAQEAAALAGRISGSGGVVNLSDSLAVYSNAVISRCTLGDADCVVEGGGARLRKAFGEMEELLGAVPMGETVPWLRWVDTVTGLERRARRVFEEMDGLLERVIADHRQRRRAAAAATGDEDEEDFVDVMLDADELDTDSIKSIILDVLAAATATTFALLEWAMAELINHPHEMRRLQAEVRAAVAPGAAVTEAHLPRLPYLRAVINETLRLHPPSPLLLPRETLEDTRLLGHDVPAGTRVLINAWAIGRDPATWGPRAEEFAPERFVGYGGLGGAGQDFSFLPFGAGRRGCPGVEFAMLSNELALASLVHGFDWELPGGRAPPVGMSELYGLSVCLKAPLLLVAKPWSCMDMDGVE